The stretch of DNA CTGTTTTTGTTCTAATAGCATCTATATCGCTAACGGCATTAACAGTTTGAGCCAATCTCGCATAAGCTTCAGCTCTATTTAATAAGACCTCTCCTGGTAAATAAACAGGAATACTTGCTGTAGGTGAGTTAAAGAATGGTGCATTTGTACCATTTAAAACTGGTAATCCGCTTAAACTGGTAGAAGCATCGCTCGTTAAATAAAACGGTATTCTCTCATCTCCAGCTTCAGGCAATAAACTTGCAGGTAAACCAAAATCTACACGTGGTGCATAGAACAATACTTCGCCTGGTCTTAACATCCCTACATACATCGGATTTTGATTTTGATCATCGTAATTAAATACAGAGGTAGAGTTTAGATCCACATTGTTTGCTGCATTAATAACTTCTTGATAATTACCTAGCATTAAATTATATCTTGATAAATAGGCATAAATACTATTTTCTAAATCAATATTCTGACCTAATAGATTTATGAACTCTTCTGATGGAGGTGTGCTTGATAGTTGTTGAAGTGCCGCTTCAAGTAAATTAACAGCTTCCTGAAGTGCTACAGTTCTATTTACGAACTGAGCATCATTGTTTCTAGAATTAACTAATGGCGCTTCTTCCCAACTTTGCACAATCGTACCTAAAGTAATGGCTCTAAAAAAATTACCCCATGCCATTAACCCAGAGATTGTACCAGCAGGAGCTATTGTTTCTGGGGCAGTT from Flavivirga spongiicola encodes:
- a CDS encoding RagB/SusD family nutrient uptake outer membrane protein; translated protein: MKNIIYKIVLFTFLLLTIGCSLDYSNPNAAGEDELNNKDALIALAIGIQQQYSVKALDFAVFVPAMSSREVSLVLTNVANQELEKGGTGLLGTNLRVIDLFSSLTRVKGMAETLLETAPETIAPAGTISGLMAWGNFFRAITLGTIVQSWEEAPLVNSRNNDAQFVNRTVALQEAVNLLEAALQQLSSTPPSEEFINLLGQNIDLENSIYAYLSRYNLMLGNYQEVINAANNVDLNSTSVFNYDDQNQNPMYVGMLRPGEVLFYAPRVDFGLPASLLPEAGDERIPFYLTSDASTSLSGLPVLNGTNAPFFNSPTASIPVYLPGEVLLNRAEAYARLAQTVNAVSDIDAIRTKTGASDAFGVGANLPAYTGGVTETELLNEIYKNRRIELHLTGLSLEDSRRFNREGPTTDGDFSTERSRNFYPYPSSERVNNSNTPADPNL